The following coding sequences lie in one Arachis ipaensis cultivar K30076 chromosome B03, Araip1.1, whole genome shotgun sequence genomic window:
- the LOC107632084 gene encoding uncharacterized protein LOC107632084 codes for MDEIQKQKRETEKKVGLGMREVCCDSQHPRVMVPNFLSPEECKELEFIHKSSSTVGYRPNVFSTTLSHLVATNASHFLIPFIPIRERLKDKLEEFFNCQYELFVEFTALISWSRGASIGWHSDDNRPYLKQRHFAVVCYLNNYGKDFNGGLFRFQDGQPMSIMPMAGDVLMYTADQRNIHSVDEITDGERLTLTLWFTRDGSHDEDVKLVYLLSQHLLHKDMAASYLPLPASFDMYCFSQDQASNDQFGFNICWARLHILGYGISISEDGACDSDVSELLVKPVQLVRGDELLDHEFVNILQALQVVHFYCWQGSALKTKALNVHTNVLKLSDKDKERINYLKSVLLNDEDLVLKVFGSMPLEENGGICFDWTGIVAAIAAWEDYVTKLSKQIHLELPYWRMHESIYTVQLDE; via the exons ATGGATGAGATTCAGAAACAGAAACGGGAAACTGAAAAGAAAGTAGGATTAGGAATGCGTGAGGTTTGCTGTGATTCGCAACACCCTCGTGTGATGGTCCCCAACTTCCTCTCCCCTGAAGAATGCAAG GAGCTGGAATTCATACACAAGAGTAGCAGCACTGTTGGCTATAGACCCAATGTCTTCTCAACCACTCTCTCCCATCTTGTTGCCACCAACGCTTCCCACTTCCTCATTCCCTTCATTCCCATCCGAG AAAGGTTGAAAGACAAGCTAGAGGAGTTTTTCAACTGTCAATACGAGCTCTTTGTTGAATTCACCGCTCTAATCAG CTGGAGCAGAGGTGCAAGTATTGGGTGGCATAGTGATGATAACAGACCCTACCTCAAACAGCGGCACTTTGCA GTGGTGTGCTATTTAAATAATTATGGCAAGGATTTCAATGGTGGACTTTTTCGTTTCCAGGATGGCCAGCCAATGTCAATTATGCCAATGGCTGGA GATGTTCTGATGTATACTGCTGACCAGCGTAACATTCATTCTGTTGATGAG ATAACTGATGGAGAAAGACTAACGCTTACTTTATGGTTCACTCGTGATGGTTCCCATGATGAGGATGTGAAGCTTGTTTATCTCCTTTCACAACACCTATTACATAAGGACATGGCTGCATCGTATCTTCCTCTGCCTGCATCCTTTGATATGTATTGTTTTTCGCAGGATCAAGCTTCCAATGACCAGTTCGGTTTTAATATATGTTGGGCCAGACTTCATATTCTTGGATATGGCATTTCTATATCCGAAGACGGTGCCTGTGACTCAGATGTATCTGAATTACTGGTGAAGCCAGTCCAGTTAGTAAGAGGAGATGAGTTGTTAGACCATGAATTTGTCAATATTTTGCAGGCACTTCAG GTCGTCCATTTCTATTGTTGGCAAGGATCTGCCTTAAAGACCAAGGCATTGAATGTGCACACGAACGTGCTAAAACTTTCAGATAAGGACAAGGAGAGAATCAACTATCTGAAGTCTGTACTTTTGAATGATGAAGATTTGGTATTGAAGGTTTTTGGGAGTATGCCTTTGGAAGAAAATGGAGGCATTTGCTTTGACTGGACAGGAATTGTGGCTGCAATTGCTGCTTGGGAAGATTATGTGACGAAGTTAAGTAAACAAATTCATTTAGAGTTGCCTTATTGGAGAATGCATGAATCTATATATACGGTGCAACTTGATGAGTAG